In one Fundulus heteroclitus isolate FHET01 chromosome 3, MU-UCD_Fhet_4.1, whole genome shotgun sequence genomic region, the following are encoded:
- the LOC110368543 gene encoding RNA-binding protein 24-like, with the protein MHSAQKDTTFTKIFVGGLPYHTTDSSLRKYFEVFGDIEEAVVITDRQTGKSRGYGFVTMADRASADRACKDPNPIIDGRKANVNLAYLGAKPRVIQPGFAFGVPQIHPAFIQRPYGIPAHYVYPQAFVQPSVVIPHMQPSAATATAAAAAATSPYLDYTGAAYAQYSAAATAAAAAAAAAYDQYPYAASPAPTSYMTTAGYGYTVQQPLATAATPGAAAAAAAFSQYQPQQLQTDRMQ; encoded by the exons ATGCACTCGGCACAGAAAGACACCACATTCACCAAGATCTTCGTGGGAGGCCTTCCGTACCACACCACAGACTCCAGCCTGAGAAAGTATTTCGAAGTGTTTGGAGACATCGAGGAGGCTGTGGTTATCACCGATCGGCAGACGGGGAAGTCCAGGGGTTATGGATTT GTGACCATGGCAGATCGGGCCTCAGCTGACCGAGCGTGTAAGGACCCCAACCCCATTATAGATGGAAGGAAAGCCAACGTGAACCTGGCCTATCTGGGGGCCAAACCCAGGGTCATTCAACCAG GTTTTGCATTTGGCGTGCCTCAGATCCATCCCGCCTTTATCCAAAGACCATACGG GATCCCGGCCCACTACGTCTACCCTCAGGCCTTTGTCCAGCCCAGTGTGGTGATCCCTCACATGCAACCCTCTGCTGCTACAGCAacagccgccgccgctgctgcaaCTTCCCCATACCTTGACTATACTGGAGCGGCATATGCCCAGTACTCTGCCGCCGCCACTGCTGCCGCCGCCGCGGCAGCCGCTGCTTATGATCAGTACCCCTACGCGGCCTCGCCGGCGCCCACGAGCTACATGACCACAGCCGGGTATGGATACACGGTGCAGCAGCCGCTCGCCACTGCTGCAACACCTGGAGCTGCGGCGGCTGCTGCAGCCTTCAGCCAGTATCAGCCGCAGCAGCTCCAGACAGATCGCATGCAGTAA